The DNA window ATGCTTAGAGGACATGGCAGACCGGAACGGAGCGTCCCCGGAGGCGCCGGAACGACCGTTACTGTTAGAGGGAGTGTAGGCGCCGTAGGGGATGTTCCGTTCCGGTCTGTTTGGGGATTAGCTATGGGGAACCGCTCTTTATCGTTGGGTGGGCGCCGGGGTTTTTTACGTTGGGCCGAAGGGCCAGCGTAAAAAAGGGCGGCAGGACCAGCCCTGGTGAGTATGCCTAGAGGACCAGGGCGGAAGACGGAGAGCGGTGCCGGATCCTGGAGGGAACGAAGTGACCGGAAGGTACGGCACAGGGACTATGCTTGGAGCGGCATGACTGGACCGGGCCTGGAGGGAGCGAAGGACCGAAGGGACGTAGCGGAAGGAAGGGCTGGGCCAGGGGGATGACTAAGCTAGGAAAAGGCTCCTCGGAGTTTGGAGCTCTAGCCGATGAAGCCTTATGACAAAACCAGCCGGTAATGAGTTGAGAAAAACCGGAACGGTTTTTGTCTATTTCTTTTTTTGGTAAGGCACTGGGAGCCGATTGCAATCACGGTCTTTTATGGTTTAGATTTTATTGTGAGCTTGAATTTTGAATATATTGCCCGGCCTTGGACGGAGAAGCGGATTCGGAAGGTCAATATACGGACGTGTCAGAAATTCTGTGTAAATGGCAAGTCGTCATTTGAACGGAACCCGTTCATTGCCAAATTCTATGGCGAATTGGTTTAGCGCCGGACCCCAGTTATGAATTGGCATGGTCCATTTTTCTGATGCATTCCGAATCGCCAAATACAATATCTTGAGTATAGCATCATCGTTGGGAAATGGCGAGCGGTTTTTGTAACTTTTCGCAGTTGGTAATTCAGGGACTCAATAGCATTGGTGGTGTAGATGGCCTTACGGATTTCCGGAGGATATTTAAAATATTCGCTCAGGTCATCCCATTGTGTGGTCCAGGATTTGTGAATCATCGGATATTTGTCATTCCAGATTTTGCCGAATTCTTCAAGGTTTTCTTGGGCCGCCTTTTCGGTGGGCGCGGTGTAAACCGTCTTTAAGTCAGCACACACTTTTTTTAGATCCTTGTACGAAACAAACTTAGTAGAATTGCGGATCATGTGGACGATACACAGCTGGACACGGGTGTCAGGATACACGGCTCTGACCGCCTCGGGGAAGCCTGAGAGCCCGTCCATGCAGGCGATGAGGATGTCAGCGACCCCACGATTTTTCAGTTCGTTGAGAACCCCCATCCAGAATTTGGCTCCCTCGTTCTCCGAGATCCAAAGCCCTAGAACTTCCTTCTGGCCCTCAAAATCCACTCCCAAGGCCACATAGACACTCTTGGTGCAGCTTTTCCCGTCCTGCTTACTATTTATCCGCAGGGCGTCCAGATACACGATGGCGTAGGATTTCTCCAGCTGTCGGTTCTGCCATTCCTTGACTTCCTCCATCACCGCCTCGGTTACCCGGCTTATCAAATCCGGTGAGACTTCAACGTTATAGATTTTTTCCAGGTGGGCTTTTATATCTCTCGCGGTCATTCCGAAGGAGTACATCGAAATTATCTGGTCGTTGAAAAGCGGGACCCGTTTTTCATACTTTGGTATTATTTGCGGCTCGAAGGTCCCGCTCCGATCCCGTGGTATCTGCACCACCGTGCTCTGGTTTTCGGTCAATACCGTCTTTTCGCTATGTCCGTTCCGGCTGTCCCCGGTGTTGTCGCCATCGTTGGAATGTTTCTCGTACCCCAGGTGTTCGTCCATTTCGGCTTCCATGATCTTGCTTAACAGTTTTCCCGTAAGCTGCTTTAACAAGCCGTCCTGTCCCAGAACCTCGTCTCGGGATAATCCCTTCAGGTTCACCTGGTCCAGCATCTGATCAATCAGATCTTTCTCTTTCGTCTTTCGTGTCTTGGCCATCTTTGCTCCCTTGGTATTCTACCATCTTTGGCCATTTACACATACTTCCTGACACGCCCCAATATACGGGAAAGCTATAAAGGCATTGGTATTTGAGGAAAATCAAAGCTTTATATTTTTGATTTCATACTTTTGTTCTTTTTCGTTCCACCAAAAATTACCATCCTTACAGATTTCCTTGGCCATGTTTTCGCAATCAGTCAAAAATGCCCCACCGTCAAACCCGTGTACAGCAATGCCATATTTCCGGGAAAGTACAGTCATTTCAGCTATAAAATTGTCGATATTTTCTTTATTCCTTTGCATTTTCATGATCCTCATTAATTTCAAAGAATGCATCTATTTTTCACCTATAGCTTTGCTATCCAGCAAGAGTTTTTTATAGTCCTTTGGCAGTTTGGGACTTGTGGTATAGGTCGCTACGCCTATGGGCATGGGGCTTGTTCTGAGGGAGTATTCGACGATAGTGCGATCCTTTTCTTTACAGATATAATTCCGATGGAATCATTCTCATCGCTTAGTTTGACTTTTTCGTTCAGGATAGTCAGATAGAATTCCATTTTGCCTTTGTATTCAGGCTGGAACTCACCTATTTTAAGTTCGACAGCAACAAGACAATGCAAAGACCGATGATAAAGAAGAAGGTCAATGAAATACTCTTTCTTACCAGCCTTGATTTTAAATTGATTGCCGATGAAAGCAAATTGATTCCCCATTTCAAGTAGAAAAGAACGGATGTTATTCACCAGGGCGGATTCAAGTTCCCGTTCGGAGTGTTCGTCGGCCAAGTCAAGGAAATCGAAGGTATACTCATCCTTTACCGCAAGGATGGCTTGTTTCCGTATGTTTTCAGGAAGGGTTGTATCATAATTGGTTTGGTCCAAAAGGTACTTTTCATAGGTCTTGTTGCCTATCTGATTTATGAGTACATTTTTTGACCAGCCAAATTTCTTTGTCGCCATGATGTAAAAGCGCCTTTCCTGAGTATCCTTGCATTTTTTCATTATGGCAATATGCTTAGACCAGCTAATTTCTCGAACCAGTGGTTCGAGAAATTCAACATCGTGATATTCCGAATAGAATTGCGCCATGTACCACAAATTTGACACGGAAAAACCGCTGATGCCATGGAATTCCTTTTGCAGTTCACTAGACAATACCGGGACTATGGACTTGCCCCAGCTTTCGGATTGTTTGTCGGAAATATCCTTGCCAATATCCCAATAGAGGTTTATCAGATGGGTGTTTACCACTTTTAAGGCCTCGTACTGGGCAAGATGAATTTTTTCTTTGATTGAGGCGATAAAGAAAAGTTGACTATTATTCATTGTACCTTCAAATCCTCTGAGATTCCAATATCATTAATTGCCTGAATTAAGTCATCTAACAAATCTTGAGAGGCATCGCTATCTATTGAAAAAGAAATTGACAAATTAATCCGCAAATTTTTTCCTAAACGAATTTTTGGGATTAATCTAGTACCGATGCGATTAAATGAGTCCGGTGGAATTGTACCAGATATGATAATGTTTTGCTCTATACGGGCTGAAGATATTTGCGTTGATTTAGATTGTACCGAATCAGGCACAGGTGACTCTGGAGTATTTTGTGTGTCGGGCACCGGAGAAGTTTCAGCAGAGGATTCAGATTGCTCTGTAACTTTTTTTAATTTTTGCGCCTGACTTTTTAAGAGTAAATACACTTCCGGCTCAAAGGAGACTTCTTCAGGGAATACCTGTTCCTGATACCAAATACGGCTATATGTACCAAAAGCGTTTTTACCTGAGGATAACCCGAATTCACCTCGAAATACAAAATCACAAATTTTTAATCGCAAGGCACTATCGGGATCCAATAGACGGGTAAGAGAACCATTAAGAAAACTCTGCCGTAGGCTGGATAAAGGCCAAGCCCCTATTTCCTTTAAAGCGGGCGGCCAGTTGCGCTCTATGTAACCCGCGCCTACGGTTTCGTTCAGCAAGGCATTGGATTTTAGAGCAGTAAGTATCCTGCTGCAGAGCGTTTCGGAGGCGGAAGAATGACCAGCGCCAAGATCAATGACTTTGAGAGAATCCTTTTCACAAGCATCATAAATAACCGCATAGCGGTAACCACCCCATACTTCCTCTTTAGCATAATCTTTTGCGTTTAATGTTTTTGTTCCTATATCGTTTGTTTCATCCCTGCTAAAGTCGCTGCCCAAAGTACCGGATCGGATTTCACTATGTACTCGTTCCCAAGCGAGCTTGTTTTCAA is part of the Treponema primitia ZAS-1 genome and encodes:
- a CDS encoding PDDEXK nuclease domain-containing protein, whose protein sequence is MNNSQLFFIASIKEKIHLAQYEALKVVNTHLINLYWDIGKDISDKQSESWGKSIVPVLSSELQKEFHGISGFSVSNLWYMAQFYSEYHDVEFLEPLVREISWSKHIAIMKKCKDTQERRFYIMATKKFGWSKNVLINQIGNKTYEKYLLDQTNYDTTLPENIRKQAILAVKDEYTFDFLDLADEHSERELESALVNNIRSFLLEMGNQFAFIGNQFKIKAGKKEYFIDLLLYHRSLHCLVAVELKIGEFQPEYKGKMEFYLTILNEKVKLSDENDSIGIISVKKRIALSSNTPSEQAPCP